A portion of the Bacillus oleivorans genome contains these proteins:
- a CDS encoding helix-turn-helix transcriptional regulator, whose translation MVRTIELNKRQEQIVQIVKEQGPITGEQIAEQLNLTRATLRPDLAILTMAGFLDARPRVGYFYTGKSSNQLLSDHINKLLVKDHQSIPVVVNENVSVYDAITAMFLEDVGTLFVVNDKSILTGVLSRKDLLRASIGKQDLNQLPVHIIMTRMPNITWCEKEDTLRDVAYRLIERQIDALPVVKKTENGFEVIGRITKTNITKAFVTLSRDDDR comes from the coding sequence GTGGTGAGGACGATCGAACTAAATAAAAGGCAAGAACAAATCGTACAAATCGTAAAAGAACAAGGACCTATCACAGGTGAGCAAATTGCTGAACAGTTAAACTTAACCCGTGCTACATTAAGACCGGACCTTGCTATTTTAACGATGGCGGGCTTCCTTGATGCACGCCCAAGAGTAGGTTATTTTTATACGGGAAAATCAAGTAACCAGCTGCTTTCAGATCATATTAATAAGCTCTTGGTAAAGGACCATCAATCGATTCCCGTTGTAGTCAATGAAAATGTTTCTGTTTACGATGCAATCACTGCCATGTTTTTAGAGGATGTTGGAACCTTGTTCGTCGTAAATGATAAATCGATTTTAACGGGCGTCCTCTCCAGAAAGGATCTGCTTAGGGCAAGTATCGGCAAGCAGGATTTAAATCAGCTGCCTGTTCATATTATTATGACAAGAATGCCTAATATTACTTGGTGTGAAAAGGAAGATACGCTCCGCGATGTAGCGTACCGGTTAATAGAAAGGCAAATTGATGCCCTCCCTGTTGTTAAAAAAACCGAAAATGGGTTTGAGGTGATTGGGAGAATCACGAAAACAAATATCACGAAGGCATTTGTTACATTAAGCAGGGATGATGACAGATAG
- a CDS encoding pyruvate, water dikinase regulatory protein translates to MQIPVIYIVSDSVGETAELVTKAAISQFNGSGSVLKRVPYVEDETTIDEVIQLAKINNGMIVFTLVKPEMRTYMKASADNEGIFAFDVIGPLMDHFHKQYGKTPLFEPGLVRKLDDDYFKKVEAIEFAVQYDDGRDPRGLLKADIVLIGVSRTSKTPLSQYLAHKRLKVANVPLVPEIDPPDELYQVEKDRCFGLKISPEKLNQIRRERLKTLGLNDQASYANLDRIKSELDHFNKVVERIGCPIIDVTNKAVEETANIIMNQIQQKRL, encoded by the coding sequence ATGCAAATACCAGTAATCTATATCGTATCAGATTCTGTTGGAGAAACTGCTGAACTGGTTACAAAGGCAGCTATTAGTCAATTTAACGGATCTGGTTCTGTTTTAAAAAGGGTTCCTTATGTAGAAGATGAAACAACGATCGATGAAGTAATCCAGCTGGCAAAAATCAATAATGGAATGATTGTGTTTACCCTTGTAAAGCCTGAAATGAGGACGTATATGAAGGCATCCGCAGATAATGAAGGGATATTTGCATTTGATGTAATTGGTCCGCTGATGGATCACTTTCATAAACAATATGGGAAAACACCGTTATTTGAGCCAGGCTTAGTTCGGAAGTTAGATGATGATTACTTTAAGAAAGTTGAAGCGATTGAATTTGCTGTTCAATACGATGATGGCAGGGATCCTAGAGGACTATTAAAGGCAGATATTGTGTTGATTGGAGTATCCCGAACTTCGAAAACACCACTCTCTCAATATTTAGCCCATAAACGTTTAAAGGTAGCAAACGTACCGCTTGTTCCGGAAATTGATCCTCCTGATGAGCTGTACCAGGTGGAAAAGGACCGATGCTTTGGGTTAAAAATCAGTCCGGAAAAATTAAATCAAATCAGAAGAGAAAGATTAAAAACATTGGGCTTAAATGACCAGGCAAGCTATGCAAATTTAGACAGAATTAAAAGTGAGCTTGACCATTTTAATAAGGTAGTTGAAAGAATAGGATGTCCCATTATAGATGTAACGAATAAAGCAGTTGAGGAAACCGCCAATATTATTATGAATCAGATTCAGCAAAAAAGACTATAA
- a CDS encoding YaiI/YqxD family protein has protein sequence MGRDVECIPYLEKPIVLVDADACPVKNEIRQISRQYGIPVKFIASYAHYHQNDDVNEWKFVDPDKESADLYIVNHSQKGDCVVTQDMGLAASIVPKGVHAITPRGKVINDKDLDSILFFRYASIKARRGGERTRGPKKFTEQDRQKFCKEFEQILSKLAGI, from the coding sequence ATGGGACGTGACGTAGAATGTATTCCTTACCTGGAAAAACCGATTGTTCTTGTTGATGCGGATGCTTGTCCAGTAAAAAATGAAATTCGACAGATTTCAAGGCAATATGGAATCCCGGTTAAATTTATTGCATCATATGCCCATTATCATCAAAATGATGATGTAAATGAGTGGAAGTTTGTTGACCCGGACAAAGAATCAGCTGATTTGTACATCGTCAATCACTCACAAAAAGGTGACTGTGTTGTTACACAGGATATGGGGTTAGCAGCCTCTATTGTTCCAAAAGGGGTTCATGCAATTACCCCTCGCGGGAAGGTAATTAACGATAAGGACCTAGATTCAATCTTGTTTTTTCGATATGCATCCATTAAAGCAAGAAGAGGTGGTGAAAGAACAAGAGGTCCAAAAAAATTCACAGAACAAGACAGGCAAAAGTTCTGTAAAGAATTTGAGCAGATTTTGTCGAAGCTTGCAGGAATTTGA
- the dnaG gene encoding DNA primase produces the protein MIMSERLSDELIDEIRASADIVDVISEYVQLKKKGRNYFGLCPFHGENTPSFSVAPDKQIFHCFGCGAGGNVFSFLMDIDGLSFIEAVQKIAERTGKDIPALSVQTDHASPKTEKEKQLFDLHELLNKFYHHLLVNTKEGQKAYLYLENRGISKDAIDTFQIGYAPGSWDFVKNYLEKKGFSHSIIEESGIIVKSTQGDRTFDRFRNRIMFPIHDHSGNTVAFSGRVMETDGNEPKFLNSPETPIFKKGNIFYNFHRARPEIRKKDACILFEGYADVISAFHAGIKHGIATMGTSLSDEHIKILKRNVSTAVLCFDSDDAGVEATYRAGRLLEANGITVLAASIPNQLDPDEFIRQYGGERFQTEVVDRSQTFMSFKLSYLRRGKNLMNEGERLLYIEEVLKEISKQSSAIEKDHYLRQLANEFSLSLEALKEQEKQYSIQQDKSLRKQQKVMPQQISTFSKKEKKLAPAYVTAEKMLLSHMLQNDQLVWEIQKLLQNQTFNIDEHQAIFTYLAAYYEEGNSPDVSQFLDFIKDQSIKRLVTEISLIQIQEELTEPELNDYIMQVLKQKKLLMIKEKEREEREAESSKDYVKAARIAMEILQLRKTL, from the coding sequence ATGATCATGTCTGAACGATTATCGGACGAATTAATAGATGAAATTAGGGCCTCGGCAGACATAGTTGATGTAATAAGTGAATATGTCCAACTAAAGAAAAAAGGACGAAACTACTTCGGTCTTTGTCCATTTCACGGGGAAAATACCCCCTCTTTTTCTGTTGCCCCAGATAAACAAATTTTCCATTGTTTTGGGTGTGGAGCAGGGGGAAATGTGTTTTCTTTTTTAATGGATATAGATGGTTTGTCTTTTATAGAAGCTGTTCAAAAAATTGCGGAACGAACAGGAAAAGACATTCCGGCTCTATCTGTCCAAACCGATCACGCAAGTCCGAAAACTGAAAAAGAAAAACAGCTTTTTGATTTACATGAGTTATTAAATAAATTTTACCATCATTTACTGGTAAATACAAAAGAAGGTCAAAAAGCCTATCTTTACTTAGAAAACCGAGGGATATCCAAAGATGCGATTGACACCTTCCAAATCGGCTATGCTCCCGGGTCCTGGGACTTTGTTAAAAACTACCTAGAGAAGAAAGGATTCTCTCATTCCATTATTGAAGAATCCGGAATCATCGTTAAAAGTACACAAGGTGATCGGACTTTTGACAGGTTCAGGAATAGAATCATGTTTCCGATTCATGATCACAGCGGAAATACAGTTGCTTTTTCCGGAAGAGTCATGGAGACAGACGGAAATGAACCTAAATTTTTGAATTCACCAGAGACCCCTATCTTTAAAAAAGGAAATATATTTTATAATTTTCACCGGGCAAGACCAGAAATCCGCAAAAAGGATGCCTGTATCCTGTTCGAGGGTTATGCCGATGTTATTTCAGCATTCCATGCCGGAATTAAACATGGAATCGCCACAATGGGCACCTCATTATCGGATGAACACATAAAAATTTTAAAAAGAAATGTTTCGACAGCTGTGTTATGTTTTGACTCAGATGATGCCGGGGTTGAGGCAACCTATCGGGCTGGAAGGCTGTTAGAGGCAAATGGAATCACTGTCTTAGCGGCAAGTATTCCAAATCAGTTAGACCCTGATGAATTCATTCGTCAATATGGCGGTGAAAGGTTTCAGACAGAAGTGGTAGACCGAAGCCAGACCTTCATGTCGTTTAAGCTTTCCTATTTACGGAGAGGGAAAAATCTCATGAATGAAGGAGAAAGGCTTCTCTATATAGAAGAAGTACTAAAAGAAATTTCAAAGCAAAGCAGTGCAATTGAGAAGGACCACTATTTAAGGCAGCTGGCTAATGAATTTTCATTATCATTAGAGGCATTAAAGGAACAAGAAAAACAATATTCGATTCAACAAGATAAAAGTCTTCGCAAGCAACAAAAAGTGATGCCCCAACAAATTTCTACTTTTAGCAAAAAGGAAAAAAAGTTGGCACCTGCTTATGTAACTGCTGAAAAAATGCTCTTATCCCACATGCTGCAAAATGACCAGTTAGTATGGGAGATCCAGAAGCTTCTTCAGAATCAAACATTTAATATAGATGAACATCAAGCTATTTTTACCTATCTTGCTGCATACTATGAAGAAGGGAACTCACCTGATGTCAGTCAATTTTTGGATTTTATAAAAGACCAATCCATAAAAAGGTTGGTAACTGAGATCAGCTTGATTCAAATCCAAGAAGAACTGACAGAACCAGAACTGAATGATTATATTATGCAGGTGTTAAAGCAAAAAAAATTGCTAATGATAAAAGAAAAAGAGCGAGAAGAAAGGGAAGCAGAAAGCAGTAAGGATTATGTGAAGGCTGCCAGGATTGCAATGGAAATATTGCAGCTGCGCAAAACGTTATAG
- the rpoD gene encoding RNA polymerase sigma factor RpoD, whose protein sequence is MAEKSARSREEVENEVTLEQAKDHLIEVGKKRGHLTYEEIADKLSSFEVDSEQLDEFYETLGDQGVDLLGDHDEAADTSPDDEPKEDEEVFDLNDLSVPPGVKINDPVRMYLKEIGRVDLLSADEEIELAERIEQGDEEAKRRLAEANLRLVVSIAKRYVGRGMLFLDLIQEGNMGLIKAVEKFDYRKGFKFSTYATWWIRQAITRAIADQARTIRIPVHMVETINKLIRVQRQLLQDLGREPTPEEIAEDMDLTPDKVREILKIAQEPVSLETPIGEEDDSHLGDFIEDQEATSPSEHAAYELLKEQLEDVLDTLTDREENVLRLRFGLDDGRTRTLEEVGKVFGVTRERIRQIEAKALRKLRHPSRSKRLKDFLE, encoded by the coding sequence TTGGCTGAAAAATCAGCGCGTTCCAGAGAAGAAGTTGAAAATGAGGTAACACTTGAACAAGCAAAAGACCACCTAATAGAAGTAGGTAAAAAAAGAGGGCACCTTACTTATGAGGAGATAGCAGATAAATTATCTTCCTTTGAAGTCGATTCCGAGCAATTAGACGAATTTTATGAAACCTTAGGAGATCAGGGTGTAGATTTGTTAGGGGATCATGATGAGGCTGCAGATACAAGTCCAGATGATGAGCCAAAAGAGGATGAAGAGGTATTTGACTTAAATGATTTAAGTGTTCCGCCTGGTGTAAAAATAAATGACCCTGTCCGAATGTACCTCAAAGAGATTGGTCGAGTCGATCTTCTTTCAGCAGATGAAGAAATTGAACTTGCCGAAAGAATTGAACAAGGTGACGAAGAAGCGAAAAGACGCCTTGCAGAAGCAAACTTGCGGTTAGTGGTAAGTATAGCCAAGAGATATGTTGGCCGAGGTATGTTATTCCTGGATTTAATTCAAGAAGGTAATATGGGTCTTATTAAAGCGGTTGAGAAATTTGATTATCGGAAAGGTTTCAAATTTAGTACGTATGCTACCTGGTGGATTCGTCAGGCTATTACTCGTGCAATCGCAGACCAGGCCAGAACAATCCGTATTCCTGTTCACATGGTGGAAACGATCAATAAATTAATTCGTGTCCAAAGACAGCTATTACAGGATTTAGGCCGCGAACCAACTCCGGAAGAGATTGCAGAGGATATGGATCTGACTCCTGATAAAGTTAGAGAAATATTGAAAATCGCCCAAGAACCAGTTTCATTGGAAACGCCTATTGGCGAAGAGGATGATTCACATCTTGGTGATTTTATCGAGGACCAGGAAGCTACATCACCTTCTGAGCATGCTGCTTACGAATTATTGAAAGAGCAGCTTGAGGACGTTCTCGATACATTAACAGATCGTGAAGAAAACGTATTAAGGCTACGCTTTGGACTAGATGACGGACGCACGAGAACACTTGAAGAAGTTGGAAAGGTCTTTGGTGTAACACGTGAGCGGATTCGCCAAATTGAAGCAAAAGCATTGAGAAAACTTCGCCATCCGAGCCGAAGCAAAAGACTTAAAGATTTTCTGGAATAA
- a CDS encoding acyl-CoA dehydrogenase family protein — MNFELTEEQQMIQKMIREFADEEVAPGALERDNKKEFPLSIMKKLAELGIMGLPFPEEYEGGGADTISFAIVTEELSRACGSTGITYSAHISLGGAPIHLFGTEEQKQKYLVPICTGESMGAFGLTEPNAGSDAGGTQTVARQESGEWVINGNKCFITNASYAKHLALTAVTGQNDREKEITAIIVPTDAKGFKVIDSYEKMGLHASNTTELVLEEVRVPEENILGKRGEGFRQFLITLDGGRIGIGAMAVGIAQAAFEKALQYAAERKQFGRSLSHFQAIQFKLADMAMKIELARNMVYKAAWLKDQGKPFSKEASMCKLYASEICMEVTSQAVQIHGGNGYMKDYHVERYMRDAKLLEIGEGTSEVQRIVIAREILKNA, encoded by the coding sequence ATGAATTTTGAACTAACGGAAGAGCAGCAAATGATACAAAAAATGATAAGAGAGTTTGCTGATGAAGAGGTAGCTCCCGGAGCATTAGAAAGAGATAATAAAAAGGAATTTCCTCTTTCCATTATGAAAAAATTGGCCGAATTAGGCATAATGGGACTCCCGTTTCCTGAAGAATATGAAGGCGGCGGAGCTGATACAATCAGCTTTGCAATTGTAACGGAAGAATTAAGCCGTGCCTGCGGTTCTACAGGTATAACATATTCAGCTCATATCTCTTTGGGCGGAGCTCCCATTCATTTATTCGGAACCGAGGAGCAAAAACAAAAATATTTAGTTCCGATCTGTACAGGGGAATCGATGGGAGCCTTCGGTTTAACTGAACCAAATGCAGGTTCGGATGCAGGGGGAACGCAAACCGTTGCACGTCAAGAATCTGGGGAGTGGGTAATAAACGGAAATAAATGCTTCATTACCAATGCCAGTTACGCAAAGCATTTAGCTTTAACGGCTGTAACCGGACAAAACGATCGAGAAAAAGAGATTACAGCGATTATTGTCCCAACAGATGCAAAAGGCTTTAAAGTCATTGATTCTTACGAAAAAATGGGGTTACATGCATCTAATACAACCGAATTAGTTTTAGAAGAAGTTCGGGTTCCCGAGGAAAATATACTAGGAAAACGCGGGGAAGGATTTCGTCAATTTCTGATTACATTGGATGGCGGGAGAATCGGGATTGGTGCTATGGCAGTCGGGATTGCACAAGCTGCCTTTGAAAAAGCCCTCCAATATGCAGCCGAAAGGAAGCAATTTGGAAGATCATTAAGTCACTTCCAGGCCATTCAATTTAAGCTTGCCGATATGGCTATGAAAATTGAATTGGCACGAAATATGGTGTATAAAGCTGCCTGGCTAAAAGATCAAGGGAAGCCGTTTTCGAAAGAAGCTTCAATGTGTAAGCTATACGCATCCGAAATATGCATGGAAGTAACCAGTCAGGCTGTCCAAATCCATGGAGGAAATGGCTATATGAAGGATTATCATGTGGAAAGATACATGAGAGATGCAAAGCTTTTAGAGATTGGAGAAGGGACGTCAGAGGTTCAGCGAATCGTAATTGCACGTGAAATTCTTAAAAATGCATAA
- the cccA gene encoding cytochrome c550, with protein sequence MNRNPIIPFVLIMVFGIGLIFFLSFIGLDNREERAQGDEEGTDNALLELSPEQLYQEAGCISCHGTNYSDGSAPSLIGLSEKYSADDIKEILTNGLPGGMPAGLVPNEKLDEMAEWLLTLE encoded by the coding sequence ATGAATCGAAATCCAATTATTCCCTTCGTTCTAATCATGGTATTTGGAATTGGTCTTATTTTCTTCCTCTCATTTATCGGGTTAGACAACAGGGAGGAACGTGCTCAAGGTGACGAAGAAGGAACAGATAATGCTTTATTAGAATTATCACCGGAACAACTCTATCAAGAGGCAGGCTGTATTTCCTGTCATGGAACAAACTATTCTGATGGTTCGGCTCCATCATTAATAGGGCTTTCAGAAAAGTATTCTGCTGACGATATTAAAGAAATTCTAACGAATGGTTTACCTGGCGGAATGCCTGCAGGACTAGTACCAAATGAAAAATTGGACGAAATGGCTGAATGGCTATTAACATTAGAATAA
- a CDS encoding tRNA (adenine(22)-N(1))-methyltransferase yields the protein MNIEQLSKRLDAVYQYIPIQAVLADIGSDHAYLPCYAVQTGRAVRAIAGEVAEGPFQSALNQVIEADLSTKIDVRKGDGLAVISPGEVNCITIAGMGGALITRILEEGKDKLTEQTRLILQPNIGGNQVRKWLERNGWTIVNENILEEDEHIYEIICADFLKEKNERLTELEILMGPFLIKEKNQAFRQKWQGEKEQLVRVLQSLNLAKPSEETNEKKERIRHEINLIEEGLRQ from the coding sequence TTGAACATAGAACAACTCTCAAAAAGATTAGATGCTGTTTACCAATACATACCCATTCAGGCAGTTCTCGCTGATATTGGCTCAGATCATGCCTATTTACCCTGTTATGCTGTGCAAACGGGCAGAGCTGTTCGTGCGATTGCAGGAGAAGTAGCGGAAGGACCGTTTCAATCAGCTCTGAATCAGGTTATAGAAGCCGATCTATCAACTAAAATAGATGTTCGGAAGGGCGATGGCTTGGCTGTCATAAGTCCGGGTGAAGTCAATTGTATTACGATTGCTGGCATGGGTGGAGCCTTAATTACCCGGATTCTTGAAGAAGGAAAAGATAAATTAACTGAGCAAACAAGATTGATTTTACAGCCGAATATTGGAGGCAATCAGGTCAGAAAATGGCTGGAAAGGAACGGGTGGACTATCGTAAACGAAAATATTTTAGAAGAAGATGAACATATCTATGAAATCATTTGTGCCGATTTTCTGAAGGAAAAGAATGAACGATTAACTGAATTGGAAATATTAATGGGTCCTTTTTTAATTAAGGAAAAAAATCAGGCCTTTCGCCAAAAGTGGCAAGGGGAAAAAGAGCAGTTAGTAAGAGTTTTACAGTCTTTAAATTTAGCTAAGCCATCAGAAGAAACAAATGAGAAAAAGGAAAGAATCCGGCACGAAATTAATTTAATTGAGGAGGGATTACGCCAGTGA
- a CDS encoding Nif3-like dinuclear metal center hexameric protein, translating into MKSVNGHQIIELFEQFSPKKYAMEGDKIGLQIGDLSRKVEKVLVTLDVTMAVVEEAIRKGVQLIIAHHPPIFRPLQRIEGGSIFESLIKHDISVYAAHTNLDVAVGGVNDLLSKRLGLKNTKVLVPTHDIPLKKLVVFVPLENADEVRNALGKAGAGHIGEYSHCSFSANGEGRFLPGDASNPYLGTIGKLETVAEQRIETIYPVSIEKQVLNAMFSSHPYEEVAYDIYPLDLKGEPLGLGRIGTLEEPMSLKEFAEFVKKQLDVSMVRVVGKLEDTIKKVAVLGGDGNKYYRHAIRNGADVYLTGDLYFHTAQDTLQDGLNVIDPGHHVEKVMIKGVAEKMTELAPEQWDVKFLPSEVNTDPFHIV; encoded by the coding sequence GTGAAAAGTGTAAATGGCCATCAGATTATCGAGCTTTTCGAACAGTTTTCTCCAAAAAAATACGCAATGGAAGGTGACAAAATCGGTCTGCAAATCGGTGATTTAAGCCGAAAAGTAGAAAAGGTACTGGTCACCTTAGATGTTACTATGGCTGTTGTAGAAGAAGCGATTCGTAAAGGCGTTCAATTAATCATAGCCCACCACCCTCCCATTTTTAGGCCGCTTCAGCGAATAGAAGGCGGCTCCATTTTTGAAAGTTTAATTAAGCATGATATCTCCGTATATGCTGCTCACACGAATTTGGATGTGGCAGTAGGAGGGGTTAATGATTTATTAAGTAAAAGACTAGGTTTAAAGAATACAAAGGTCTTAGTTCCAACTCACGATATTCCCTTGAAGAAATTGGTTGTCTTTGTTCCGCTTGAAAACGCCGATGAGGTACGGAACGCATTAGGAAAAGCGGGTGCAGGCCATATTGGTGAATATAGTCACTGTTCATTCTCTGCCAATGGAGAAGGAAGATTTCTCCCCGGAGATGCGTCCAATCCATATTTGGGGACCATTGGGAAGCTGGAAACGGTAGCTGAACAAAGAATTGAAACGATTTACCCGGTTTCCATTGAAAAACAGGTACTAAATGCAATGTTTTCATCCCACCCTTATGAAGAAGTGGCCTATGATATTTATCCATTGGATCTGAAGGGGGAACCGTTAGGACTTGGAAGAATCGGCACCCTTGAAGAGCCAATGAGTTTAAAAGAATTCGCAGAATTTGTGAAAAAACAGTTAGATGTTTCGATGGTTCGGGTTGTTGGAAAGCTGGAGGACACCATTAAAAAGGTTGCTGTTCTGGGTGGGGACGGAAATAAATACTATAGACATGCAATCCGTAATGGGGCAGATGTTTATCTAACAGGAGATCTTTATTTTCATACGGCTCAGGATACTTTGCAGGATGGGTTAAATGTAATCGACCCCGGCCACCATGTCGAAAAGGTAATGATAAAGGGCGTTGCAGAAAAAATGACAGAGCTAGCTCCAGAACAATGGGATGTTAAATTTCTTCCGTCAGAAGTGAATACAGATCCATTTCATATTGTATAA
- a CDS encoding 4-hydroxy-3-methylbut-2-enyl diphosphate reductase, translating into MNVLKITPRGYCYGVVDAMVIARNASLDPTLPRPIYILGMIVHNKHVTDAFEKEGIITLDGKNRKEILEKVDKGTVIFTAHGVSPEVRELASKKGFVTIDATCPDVTKTHDLIREKEKEGYEVIYIGKKGHPEPEGAVGVAPNIVHLVETVEDVEALNIQADKIIVTNQTTMSQWDVAHIMDKVTEKYPHAEKHREICLATQVRQEAVAEQAKNADVLIVVGDPKSNNSNRLAQVSEEIAGTKAYRISDISELNIDWIKDAETVAVTAGASTPTPITKEVITFLEQFDPNDSSTWGREKKVPLEKILPKVKTQKT; encoded by the coding sequence ATGAATGTCTTAAAAATTACCCCTAGAGGTTATTGCTATGGTGTCGTTGATGCGATGGTCATCGCACGAAACGCAAGTTTAGATCCTACATTACCTCGTCCTATCTATATTTTGGGGATGATTGTCCATAATAAACACGTTACAGATGCCTTTGAAAAAGAAGGGATTATTACATTAGATGGTAAAAACAGAAAAGAGATTTTAGAAAAAGTCGATAAAGGAACAGTTATATTTACGGCCCACGGTGTTTCTCCAGAAGTCCGTGAACTCGCTTCGAAAAAAGGGTTCGTCACCATTGATGCAACCTGTCCGGATGTTACCAAGACACATGACTTAATCCGGGAAAAGGAAAAAGAGGGTTATGAAGTCATTTATATTGGTAAAAAAGGACACCCTGAACCAGAGGGAGCAGTTGGAGTAGCCCCAAATATTGTCCATCTTGTTGAAACTGTTGAGGATGTGGAAGCTTTAAATATTCAAGCAGATAAAATCATTGTAACGAACCAAACGACAATGAGCCAATGGGATGTAGCCCATATAATGGATAAAGTAACAGAAAAGTACCCTCATGCTGAAAAACACCGTGAGATTTGTTTGGCAACTCAGGTAAGACAGGAAGCGGTTGCGGAACAAGCAAAGAATGCCGATGTTTTAATTGTTGTAGGTGATCCAAAAAGTAATAATTCGAATCGACTGGCACAAGTGTCCGAAGAAATTGCGGGTACGAAAGCCTATCGGATTTCCGATATTAGCGAGTTAAACATTGATTGGATTAAAGATGCTGAAACGGTCGCCGTTACGGCCGGAGCTTCTACACCAACACCCATTACAAAGGAAGTTATTACTTTCCTGGAACAGTTCGACCCGAACGACTCATCTACCTGGGGCCGTGAGAAAAAAGTTCCGTTAGAAAAAATTCTGCCAAAAGTAAAAACACAAAAGACTTAA
- the vrrA gene encoding VrrA/YqfQ family protein, whose product MPPRQVPPMMGQRGLYGRNPYMMYRPQMGQNMRTSNFSLRRGGFGANQASRGGFGANPSRRGTGGLLSRIKNQPGQGNPGGSGGLLSKLFKGGARGANTASGFEGAARSNGLLQAASQPSGIMNILNQTQSVIQAASQIQPVIEQYGPLVRNLPAMWKLYRSLKDDNEDSNEKDTTHNGKAKAQSAEQSKEKQKKQKSTSAKKASHTTASAASKASNNRHRPKLYV is encoded by the coding sequence ATGCCTCCAAGACAGGTGCCCCCGATGATGGGACAGAGAGGGTTGTATGGCAGAAATCCTTATATGATGTATAGACCTCAAATGGGACAAAACATGCGAACAAGCAACTTTTCATTAAGAAGAGGCGGATTTGGAGCAAATCAAGCCAGCAGAGGAGGATTTGGCGCCAATCCGTCGAGAAGAGGGACTGGAGGTTTATTAAGCCGGATTAAAAATCAACCTGGTCAAGGTAATCCTGGTGGATCTGGCGGTCTTCTTTCCAAACTGTTTAAAGGCGGCGCAAGAGGAGCAAACACAGCTTCCGGGTTTGAGGGGGCTGCAAGAAGCAACGGCCTGCTTCAAGCAGCATCTCAGCCTAGCGGTATAATGAACATCCTAAATCAGACTCAATCGGTTATTCAAGCAGCATCTCAGATACAGCCTGTAATAGAACAATATGGACCTCTGGTACGAAATCTGCCTGCAATGTGGAAGCTATATCGAAGTTTAAAAGATGATAATGAAGATTCCAATGAAAAGGATACCACTCATAACGGTAAAGCGAAAGCACAAAGTGCAGAGCAATCCAAGGAAAAGCAAAAAAAACAAAAAAGCACTTCAGCTAAAAAAGCGAGTCATACAACTGCATCAGCTGCTTCCAAAGCTTCGAATAATCGCCACCGTCCAAAGCTGTATGTTTAG